Within the Acidobacteriota bacterium genome, the region GTGTTTTCCGCCAAAATTGGGCTGGTCCTGTACCTGTTTTTCTGGTTGCGTTGGACATTTCCTCGCTATCGCTATGACCAGTTGATGGATATCGGCTGGAAGTGGATGCTGCCGGCGGCTCTGGCCAACGTGATCCTGACCGCATTTGTGTTTGTGATTGGACAGCAGCTTGGGTTGGTGCAACGGTCAGGTCTGTTCCTTCAAGTTTCGCCAGTTGGAAAACTGTACTTTTTTGGAATGAGCCTGCTGTCCATGATTCCGATTCTGATCTTGCTCAACGTCATTAATCGCGACACCCGGATGTTTAATCTTCGGGCGCAACGAACCAAAATTCCATTCAGTACACGCTATGCCCGGCGTGCCGAACCCAACCCAGCTCCGGCAACGGAGGGGTAAAACAAACTGGTGTTTAGTGCTTCGTTCCTGGTGCTTCGTTCTTCGTTCTCTGGTTGGTATTGAACGACGCTCTTGTCGGGTTTGGGACTCGTCGTGACCGTGGGCTTCGCACCACGGCTATCATACGACGCCCCTTCGGGCCTGAAATCCTTATCCCGGCGCTTATGCCCTTAACTCCTCAGGTCTGTTTATGTTGCTCACCGGATGGGAAGCTTATTTTTTCTATGCACTTGCTATCACGGCACTGATGATGGCGTTTCAAGCCATTTCGACCCGAAGTCCGGTCCACTGTGCGATTTACCTGATTTCAACTCTGATCAGCACGGCAGGATTATTTCTCTTACTGCAAGCTGAATTTGTCGCCGGTGTGCAGGTTCTGGTCTATGTCGGCGGGGTGATGGTGCTGTTTCTGTTTGTGGTCATGCTGGTCAGACAACGTCATGAAGAAACTCAGGCCATGTTTAGTGACCAGACCATTCTGGCCACGATTGTGGCACTGTTTTTGGGGTTGACCTTGCTCGGGGTTGTGATTAGCACCCAGCGAACGCTCTTTTTTAAACCGCCGCCGCAAGAAGTCAACCTCCCGGCTTCGGTGAAAAGCGTGCATGCGCCAACTGGGGCGATTTCAAACGACTCGCAAACACTGGGGCAGGCGCTCTACACAACCTCGGTACTCCCTTTTGAAATCGCATCGGTGTTGCTGCTGGTGGCAATTGTCGGAGCCGTTGTACTGGCGCGAGATCGGAAACAAGAAGACCAATTTGAAGCCCCAACTAGCCAATCAGCCGAGGGCCAATCATGAATCTGCTCATACATTTCGGAACACAGTGGATGTGGGGACTGCTGGCACTGTTCTGGCAAGAAACAACCACGCCGGCGAAAGCGCCCGCCGGCTGGCTCTCCGGTTATCAACAAGCTGACATCACGTCGTTTCTCTGGCTCAGCGTGATGATGTTTTCGGTCGGAGTCGCCGGCGCGCTGACCCGGCGCAACGTCATCATTATTTTTATGTCAATTGAGCTGATTCTGAACGCCGCCAATATCAACTTCATTGCCTTTGCCCGCTACTGGCAAACCCAGGGGAGTATCAGCGCCATAAATGGACAGATTTTGACCATTTTTGTGATTGTGGTGGCGGCGGCAGAGGCAGCGATTGGGCTGGCGATGGTCATTGCCTATTACCGCAACCGTGAAACCATCGCGGTTGATGAAATTCATTTGTTGAAGTGGTAATCGTTCGTAGTCAGTAGTCAGTAGTCAGTAGTCAGGTGTTGGGATTATTCATTTTTCATCCGATGTATCTTGTTCTAAAAACGCAGCTTATGAATCCTTTTTGAGGGAATTTACTGATGAATGATCTTGGATTTTTCTACTGACTACTGACTACTGACTCTTTGCCTACAACCAACTGGTGAACTCTATGGATCTTGTGATTTTGGTTCCGTTGTTTCCGCTCCTTGGATTTTTGATCAACGGACTGCTGGCCAAACGATTGGGATTTTCAGAGAAGATCATCGGCGGTATTGCCTGTCTGATGGTGGCCCTGTCATTTTTCTGTTCTGTTGTGGCCGTCTTCCAGTTTAACCAGTACGCTCATAGTCCAGCCACCCAGCAACAATATCGCCAGCAGGAACATACGTGGCTGGAACAATTTAACAGTACACATCAGGTCAAGGAACCGGCTCACACAGCGGCAAAATCACCTGGTCACCACGAAGAACTCACCGCCACACCATATGTGCGGCAGGTGTTTCAATGGATTCCAAGCGGCGCGGCACAACCAACCCTGGGTCCACAGGCGCACACCCGAACCATCGAATTTTCCATTGATTGGGCCTACCAGTTGGACCAGCTTTCGGGCCTCTATATTTTGTTCATTACCTTTGTCGGCTTCTTT harbors:
- a CDS encoding NADH-quinone oxidoreductase subunit J, with amino-acid sequence MLLTGWEAYFFYALAITALMMAFQAISTRSPVHCAIYLISTLISTAGLFLLLQAEFVAGVQVLVYVGGVMVLFLFVVMLVRQRHEETQAMFSDQTILATIVALFLGLTLLGVVISTQRTLFFKPPPQEVNLPASVKSVHAPTGAISNDSQTLGQALYTTSVLPFEIASVLLLVAIVGAVVLARDRKQEDQFEAPTSQSAEGQS
- the nuoK gene encoding NADH-quinone oxidoreductase subunit NuoK, which gives rise to MWGLLALFWQETTTPAKAPAGWLSGYQQADITSFLWLSVMMFSVGVAGALTRRNVIIIFMSIELILNAANINFIAFARYWQTQGSISAINGQILTIFVIVVAAAEAAIGLAMVIAYYRNRETIAVDEIHLLKW